The nucleotide window CTTCATACCACCTAAGATGAGATTTTATCATCTTCTCATTAATTGGTGCTATGTGAAATATTTCTCTACTGCAATCGTTCCTAATCTTATTTAGTCTAGTGTGTCAATTCATCCATTTAAGCAACCTTCTTATTCCAAATAATGTTaaacagagaaaaaaaaaaatacttttaccTGTTCAAATGGCCCAATAAGTTCGATGTTTTCACTTCCATCTGAAGGAAATGATATATTTCTCACTGGCCGAACAAACCTTGAGGGGGATGTGAACAGGTATAGACCAGGATATGCTCCACCCATGCTCAATGGAACATAACCCACTTCCAGATGATCAGGAATCTGCAACACATAATATTTAAGTcaatatgaaaaagatatatcATACAGTAAACAAACacaatatgattttttaaaaaaaaaaaataccactGGAGCAGATGAAACTTTTAATCGTCTTATGTGAGCCACAACTTTCTCAACTTCACTGGAAGGTATACCACCAACAATACAACCATCTAAAAGAACAGTTAGTAATTCAGGTGGGCCAGGAAGAACTAGCTTTGGTAAAGATGGTATCATTCCAACCTCAGTTAAAACATCGAGGATAtctttttttatactaaaatagtCTTTAATCGTTCCTTGAGATTTGATGAATGAAGTAATCCCTGACAAAAGAGACGAGAAAAATTACTGAACTTAAATTGTCTCTAAAGATAAGTGATGAGACACTTTATTTAACCAATAAATATTACCACATAATTTAATTGTCTGTTTCTGTAGTAATACTTTTCCATTCAGAGAGTCAAACCATAGACCTTCCTTAAAGGGAACAAGTGGTTGACCACTTGTACAAACCAAGCATTGGTAGAGTTCTTATGATATTTTATATGGTGAATTTTGCcatacatttttatatattagcCTTCTGGAACACCTTAAGTGTTGAAGGTAAAATCCTAAAGTACCATCTCACTTGAACAGTTGAATAACAGCTATTAATTAATCCAGAGAAATATAACACAACACTTATTGTGAACACCCTTACAGAAACAGAGGGTGATGCAATATGAAAATTGTTAACAGAAACCAATGGAATATAGTGCAGCATACTAGAGTTTTATGATGTAGGGTTACactacagcaaatggaaataataAACGACTGTATCTTAGGTGACAAAATTTGATGCAAAATATGGTACAAATATGGATAGGTACACTAACATAATACATCACTATCAGGATAAGGTAACAAATAACTTACTGCAAGTGGATGTCATGTGGTTTAACAATCCACAGGGCTCTCCATCAGGAGTGTGCACAGGGCAAAGAAAACCCCAAGATCTATTGCAAGAAAAACATCTCATAAATAATAGATACAATCAGGTGCATATTATAACAAGAATATGTAATACGCTGAATTACTAATTAAGTAAAAATGTACTTACTCAGGCAAAAGCTTCCTGACAGTTGTAGTACGTAGCCCAGCAAATGAGGCCCCTCGATGAACAGCacgaaaatgtgaaagaaaacGTAAGAAGTTCAACCTTTCAGCCTGAACTGTATAGCCTGCCCTCTGATCAAGCAAATATAACCAAATGAATTTTAAAGGGCATCATGCTAACATAAAGAAAGATATATAAAGCAATCAACCAGTTATATTGtcataattgaattttgattgggaacaataattttattaagatGAAGAGAATATTGATAGAGAACAAACCAAGAAACACATTATTAATGACACATAACTTTTCAATCCCTTACCATATCCAAGACAGGTATTCCTCTAGAATGataaggattttttttaatggaaaAAGAAATTGTATTACAAAAGTGGATGAGACTTACACAAATACAAAAGGATGTAATTAACACCTAGAGGGATTTGCCATAGAACAATGCAAGATGCTCCCTTTGCATATCAGTTAGTGAAACACCCTTAAACAGACTATGGCAGTTCTTGCAAAATTCTCTAAGCGATCGCCAATATATTTGACAACTATGGTTGCAAGGCACACCCACCCAACATTCACCAACATACCAGATAAAGTATTCATAAAATGTTAGCCACAAAACAATACAAAAATAGATGTGGTATCAATTCTGATTCTGAACTTGTCCAACATATAACTAACTTTGACAGAGATAACCTTGTGTATCATAAACTTGCAACATGTAAGAAATTAATTCAGTTAAGCAGAATTGTTCAAACAAAGAAGTCAACCCTAGGGTGTGTTTGGGTGGTGGGTAAAATGGGTGAGCTCATGTATGAAATTTTCCACCCATTTTCACCTAATCACCTCTCAACCAAGCATACTCACAAAAAGAACTTTTGATTTCCAAATAGGTGTATCAAGGTGGAAAAAGGCTGTACCAAAGGAATGAATAAGATTTGCAATAAGGAAACATAACATTTCTGATGGAAGATTTCATCCCAAGCTTGTAGCATAGGTATGCTTCAAGGTATGATGACATCCACATAATGTGTATTTCATCCAATCACCTATATTTCTCTGCAAATGCTAATGATACATTAAACTTATGGGCAGCTATTGTTCTCACTAGTGATCCTGCCCTGTCATACACATGTATCATCCAAAAAAACAGTGGGGTTTATCTGCCAGAGACATAATCTTTTCAAGGTGTTCACTGCCAACCATTGGTAAATAGGACCCTTTACAGACCATTTTCTACTGCTAAGAAAATAGGGTTTCATCTCACAAGTCCAAAAATGGGCCTAGGGTTTGCAACTCCAATTTCACCATTTTCCACACCAATCTTCCCAACTGTCAGGGCATGATCCACCCAGAAAAAGAATCAAGCCCATTTGAACAGAGTTTCCCTAACATGTTGACAGCAATCTCATATCAGTACTAGGAAAATGTTCTGCAGCAGCAGTCTCAGCTAGCTCCTCAATGGCAATTGTACAGCGGTAGTACTGGTTTATGCTTGCCAACCACCCACCAGCCACTGCATGTATAGCAAAACCTAGGTCCAACCACTTTAACAGTGAAAGCATGGTTGGCCTTCTTGAAACCCTGCACAGCACATCATCTTATTATCCCATCATgatctcttctttcttctctatgCATTCCAGCCTCAGTTTACTGccttaaagaaaaaattactaTCCACCTCTGAATTCAGTTGTATCATTCAATTTCCCTTGGGCTTCATTCCCTGGGCATGTTTTCTTCCATCTCCCACATTGTTTCTAGAAAAATAACAGTTATTATATCCCAGAACATTCTTCAACATTAATGTTTCCCTCTTTTAGAATCGCTTTATATCTCACCAATTGAAGAAGCCACATCCTTTAACTAGAATAGAGCTTCAGGGGGATGAAATGACTTCATGTCTTACCTGTTCACTTGAACAACTCATGAAAACACCCTCCAAATATATCTTCTAAATCACTAGTAGTAGCCCTATATAAGTCTCAACCATATATTCTTAGCAAATCCTTCTTGCACCCAGCATAGCAATATCTCATGGATTTTGGACTATCAAATTTTGAGACCTAAAGCATAACTCCTAAGCTTGGACCACTTAGGATTCTGAATGTAAGACACCTGCCATTCAAGCCAAGTATTGTTGAACCTCCAAGGTCTCTGGCAGCAACAAGTCACTCTCCATGTTGTACGCTCTTGCTGAAATGCCATTCCACCCTATTCAGCTCACCCACCTGTAAGCATCAGCACCCACTCAAAAACAAAGGCATCTCAACCCTTCTCCATTGCTCATTATTTTCCTTCCATGTTCAACACTCTGAATTTTCCTTTACAGAACCCAATTTTGAATTAGATAGACTCTTGAATGAAACTCAAGACTGTGTCCCACTTATCGTATAATTCTTGGACATTGTCCTTCACTAATATCCCAAACCTCCAAGATTTGGCAATGATCAACCTTGGCTAACCCTTGTCTGCTAAGTGACTCGAATATAGTAGGCGACTTTACATGGACTCCGACTTTGCTTCTATTCTCATTCCAACATATATTCCTCCCCAGCTCAAGTTGCTTTAACACCAGCTGATAGACTGATTCAAAGAATAACAAAATCCCAAGTATGTTTGACTTCACAACAAGAATATAATTGTACAAACATGTTCGAGAAATCCATTCCTCTCCTAGTTGCTGACTTCCTAATTTCTAAACTGATGATTTCTGCACCTCTAACACCGTCATTATCGTTGGCTACTAAGAGCTACTCTAATACTTATCTATCAAGACCTGTTAATTATAGGCCCAGTTCCTATTAGTATCTGATACTTTAAAGAGTAGAAATATCGAACACTAAGCCTTCACATGGAGGATACAATCCAATTATATTGACATGTGAAGAAATACAAAGAATAATTTAGGTACATCTCTTACAGTTTGCAAACACAAGCACCGGCATAATTTAACTGAGAACTGGCAAGTGCATACCTGCTGCAGATCTAGACCCGTCTGTGTGTTTAATCTTCCAGTTTTCAACATATTTTCAATGGTTGTACCTATATGCCTTGGTGGATTTTTCTCAAAAAGATTTTTTACTTGCCTAACTGCAAAACAAAGAGGCAAACAATGTAAAGAAAAGATCATGACAAATATCATCAATTTAGACATCACGTAGAAGCTTAAAGACTACAGGGTGCATTGAATAATAAGGGGAGGCCAGTAAATCATTTATTAATATTGTAAGTTAGTATAATCTAGAGATATTCAGTTAGTTAGAATAGCTGATCCAGCAAGGAAAGGACAGCTGTAGTTAGCTACAGTTGTCATAACTAACTTATGCATGAAAAGGCAATTATGCCCTTCGTATTAGCTTGCACCACAAGCTATCTTCTCTCTGTATATAAGCACCAATTGGTGCTAAGCTCAATAATAATATTGGAGTACATGATTCAGttcaatctctcttctctctaaatTCTTTGAACTATCTCTTCTCTATTATTTATGAGGTCTCATGAATATTCCACAAAAAGTCGAGTACAAAGATATTAGCAGATGCCAACAGAAGGGGGAGGAGCAGAGAATTAATCATCGAAAATAACATTGCAAGAGGAAACAAAGATAATACATACTGTTGCCGATATCaaagtttttgcttttttcctTGATCTCATCTTGAACAAGCTTTTTTCCTCTTTGCAGCCAATCTTCCAGTTTTTCctaatatcaaaaataataataaaaaccgGTGAGGAAAAAAGCTTAAACATCAACctcttatttttgtttgtttgtgtaAAAGTGATAAGACAGCAGAAAAAGACTTTTAGAAAGGATCCTTGTAATAATAAAACAAGACAAATATGGGGATTAATATATTACAGAAAAGGGGTTCAAAGCTTTCCACCTTAAGATAAAGTGTAATCAGATGGCCAGGGAGTAAAACCTCCTGATTTTGCAAGGAATCAGGGTTGTCAGGTACTGATGTCTGATCTATAAGTGAGAAAAGTTTCTGCAACATGAAGCTAAATGGAGAAGGAAAATAGAAGCTAAaatgagaaaataataaatagatcTCTAAAAATAGATAGTTAAAAAAGTAGAATAGAGGAACCAGAAAAGAAACCATATATAATCTCAATATATAAGACTTTGAAAAGAATACTACTGCTTGTGtctcaaaaacaaaaacaaaaacaaaacaaaacaaaaaaatgtttttttcaacttttttgtAAAAGGTTGTGGGAATAAGTTTTAGACAAATCAATTTTCAACTTTTCAAATTAAATTGTGAAATAACTCTCCGAAACACGCACACAAGACTCACAACAGATATCTTATATAGAAGGCCAGTCTGGTGATGCACACAAGCATCCCACATTACACTTGGTCTCGGGGACGGCCCACTGCACCGCCGTACAGATCCAAAGGGTACATAGGTAGCCTAATCTGCATCAGTGGCTAATTCCACTGCTTGAAATCATGACCTTGGGTTACATTTGAATACTGTCTCTAAGAcagaaataaaaagataaaagatgcATAAACTCGTTTGGTTGTAGAGCCAGAGACAGACAATTTTCCTGTCTCAAGATAAAAACATTaatgtatttttctgtatttcATAGAAGTGAGGACAGAATATATACGTCTTTGTCTCTGTCTCTATCAATTGTCTCTATATTTCTATCTCAGACAATATCCAAAAGCGGGATAAAGGTTACAAGGAGACAACTAAATTATTACTCTAAGGCTGCCCTTCACAGCAAATATGTTATATTCATAAGAAAAAAGAAGTGCTCACTATGCAAAATAACCAAATAGAAGGAGAAAAGGAGCTAACATTAGCAGATTGAATTTGTCAAAATTATTCTCCAGATGAACAAATATGTAGTCCATTAAAACAGCATCAGCCACCTGGCATTGAAGGAAATTCATGAAATCAACAAACACAAATATAAGGTAAAAAGAACctcttcttcaaaaaaaataaataatacatacaACAGGATAGCTGTCATTTTCAAGTCCAGTCATAATAGGCCGGAAATTCTCTCCTGAATTTAAAACTCAGAAAATTAGTATAGAAGTATGCAAATTCAGAAACAATAGGGTCTTCAAGAGAACCGCATTATGTACCAATATACTCTAGACATTGAAGGCGAGTGAAAAGAGACAAATCTCGAACttcatctaaaattatttttgcccTTTCACCGACAAGGTGAGTCCCAACAGTACCCTTTCCCTTTCCGTACTTCTCATTATAGCAGCttgtcaaatttaaataaatttcacGGTCTGTGGTGTCAATGAGGGCCTGTTACAAAAAGATCAGTTCTGTTGTAAACATATATGTATTAGCAAACCAAATATAGAACAAGGAAAATGGGATAACAGAAACTGTAGAATTCCATCTCATTGAAAAATTTCAAGCCAAAATTTACAGTAATTTAACAGAATCAGAACGTGTTACCTTTAAAACAATGCCCACAGGAAGCAAGTATTCCCTTCCTTTCATCCTGCAAAATGATagtgtctttaaaattttaaattcaaaatcatcAAAACTTTCTTAAGATGCAAGTCAAAGAATGTGAACGAaacaaagaattttttaaaaaggaagTAGCAACCAAAGACTTCTTACCAGAATCCTATTCTTGCACTCCCGTTACGAAGATAATACAATTTTACTGTTACTGATGATTGATCTGCTCTTACACAcctgaataatttattaaaaaagaagttATAAACGATTCAGATATTGGGagttaaacattaaaaaagtttattttcGGAGTTTTTggacacaaaaaataaaacagtaaagaaatcAAAAAGACAAACTTCCATTTTATCTTCAGTTGAAACATCATAAAGAAAGCAAAGAAACATGCAAATACTTTCCCTAAACCCTTTACTATTCCTGCTCTCCCATTTTAATCCCTTTGGTCATAAAAGTCAAAATTGTAAGAGGATAAAAATCTATAGGTGAAGCATTGCACACCTAGTAAAACATTTAAATACACAACTAAGGCTTGACCCACTAGGTGGGATTTGGTACATGATCAAACGATATTAAATTGTTATAGTGCTAACGGACTAAATGAATACAATATAGAAAAGTTCAAGGAAAGGTCAAACAAACAAAATCATTAGTTGCAATGCCATGGCATTATCATATATAATACTAATACGAAATGCACGGTAGACTATACGGAAAAGTACATTAACATTAACGGCAACAATCTTTGAAATGAAAATATGTATGTACCTGTTCTTCATAAAAGGAGATATATGTAAACAACAGGATACAATGTAATTTTGTTCTTTAAAGTAGAAATAAATGCGAAGATATAACAAACCTTATTACAACAGCTTTATCGGTATATCCCTCTCGCCGGTCGCTAAATGAATTCCGCACCATACTCATTGGCTACAACATTTAAGAAACAAGTAATGAAATCAATAAATCTATGATATGGGATCGAGAAATCCATGAATAGCCTTCAAAGCTGCTTGGTCCCAATAGTCCCATTAAATGTTCCTGGACTAGCATAACACATTTTAACTCATACAGAAACAAGATAGCTCAGGCTCACTTGCAATAAAGGAAGTGCATAAGACAAAAAAGATTGCTTACATAGTTGCGTTTTGGCATAATTAATAGACGAATAACTCTCTCAAGGCCATTCAAAATGAAGTAACTGAAAAGATAAGGTGTTTGATCAAGGAATCATCAGTCATATTGTCAGGTGGATAAACAAGCAACCTAGGAATGCTTATAAGACAACAAATAAGAATATGACGGCTTATATCAGCTTTCCAAATAGAGCTGCTATGGTGATTCAGCACCAACTCACTGACTTTAGtctatattaaatttataataacaaCATTTCAtccattattattaattagcagATTTTCTTGAAGGTTTAAATATCATAAGCTTTTATATAAGCATTAACCAAAACGAAGTACTTCAAAAATAAACACCaaggagaaagagagaaaataaataataaatctagACCATCAACATAAGAACTCAAACAACTCATCCAAATGAGAATATAGTATACCCCTAAGTTAGGAGCATATATTATCCCTGTAATTGAAAACATTGTACAAACCAATGTTAAGCTGCACAGAAAAGGTTAGACTACTTACCCACCCATTTCTGAAGCCTCTTCCTTGCAGGACACCAGCTTTTTTTCATTAGCATCTCTCAATCTGCATTTCTTTGACTGCACAGAATCCATCATATTCATAATATTACTAGTTATGCAACAGCAAATTTCCTGCAACTTCCACTATAGTTCCTTGCACAGCAACACTCTAAAAACCAAACTTATATGCACATGTACAACTTTTTTTCAAGAACGTGTTCGTGCTTATGTGTTAGTGCAGTTCTCAAAACTCAAGAACCCAATCTTAAAGCAAACAATAACCAATCTACCTTTAGCATTATGGGAAGCTCTCCAAAACTAACATGTTCTCTTACAACATTTGGGCTATCATTATATTGAAAGCATACATCCAACATGAACTTCCCTGTATAAGAAATTCCAGCTTGTCTACACTgttcaaaagaaagaaaaattgcaCATACTGAGTCATTCACTGAACATAAAGGACAACAACTTAAAAAAACAATCTGCATagcaaaagaaagaataaaagtTCGAAAAACTTGCTTCAAATGGATACAAAGGAGCCCACATTGTCCTTGAAATTCGCTCCTTCGCTGGCTCATTCACCGACGCATTATCCAACGAGAGTACGAAACGTTaaagaatagaataataaaaaaaaaaaacattctttTTAGCAGAAAGTGAAAATTGCAATGGTTAGTGCTGAAAACCGACAACTGAAAAATAGAAATTGCATGAGTTTAGAGCTAAAATATTAGGTGAAACAGGAACGAACagaaaaacttaaatatataatagaaaagGATATCTCTAAGCTTTGTGGAAGTGAAAGAGTCGAAAATTTCAACGGGCTTGATGTGTCTGAGCATGGTATCCAAGCCGGTGTCAATCATGTGATCGAAGGACTCTATGTGAGGCTTGAAGAGCTCTNNNNNNNNNNNNNNNNNNNNNNNNNNNNNNNNNNNNNNNNNNNNNNNNNNNNNNNNNNNNNNNNNNNNNNNNNNNNNNNNNNNNNNNNNNNNNNNNNNNNNNNNNNNNNNNNNNNNNNNNNNNNNNNNNNNNNNNNAAAGATTGACAATGATGAAGCGGCTGCCAGAGAAGAAAGGAGAGCAAAGACGCAAAAATATGTTGGAGGGGACGAGAAGGGTTTTGGACTTTTGGGCAAGGGTTTTGCTGATCATTAAACATAAAttgtctcaatt belongs to Arachis duranensis cultivar V14167 chromosome 8, aradu.V14167.gnm2.J7QH, whole genome shotgun sequence and includes:
- the LOC107462921 gene encoding DNA-directed RNA polymerase I subunit 2 (The sequence of the model RefSeq protein was modified relative to this genomic sequence to represent the inferred CDS: added 44 bases not found in genome assembly), with translation MAAKPGSNPDFGALRELFKPHIESFDHMIDTGLDTMLRHIKPVEIFDSFTSTKLRVSLDNASVNEPAKERISRTMWAPLYPFECRQAGISYTGKFMLDVCFQYNDSPNVVREHVSFGELPIMLKSKKCRLRDANEKKLVSCKEEASEMGGYFILNGLERVIRLLIMPKRNYPMSMVRNSFSDRREGYTDKAVVIRCVRADQSSVTVKLYYLRNGSARIGFWMKGREYLLPVGIVLKALIDTTDREIYLNLTSCYNEKYGKGKGTVGTHLVGERAKIILDEVRDLSLFTRLQCLEYIGENFRPIMTGLENDSYPVVADAVLMDYIFVHLENNFDKFNLLIFMLQKLFSLIDQTSVPDNPDSLQNQEVLLPGHLITLYLKEKLEDWLQRGKKLVQDEIKEKSKNFDIGNIRQVKNLFEKNPPRHIGTTIENMLKTGRLNTQTGLDLQQRAGYTVQAERLNFLRFLSHFRAVHRGASFAGLRTTTVRKLLPESWGFLCPVHTPDGEPCGLLNHMTSTCRITSFIKSQGTIKDYFSIKKDILDVLTEVGMIPSLPKLVLPGPPELLTVLLDGCIVGGIPSSEVEKVVAHIRRLKVSSAPVIPDHLEVGYVPLSMGGAYPGLYLFTSPSRFVRPVRNISFPSDGSENIELIGPFEQVFMEIRCPDGGDGGRKSSFPATHEEIHPTGMLSVVANLTPWSDHNQSPRNMYQCQMAKQTMAFSSQAIQHRADQKLYHLQTPQSPIVRTGAYTKYCIDEFPTGTNAIVAVLAYTGYDMEDAMILNKSSVERGMFHGQIYQTETIDLTQMGGRKSGKSSQTPRMFRRSNINKFGCMLDADGLPHVGQFIRPDEPYCSIYNTERSSVQTLRKKGTEPVYVDYVAVDVKNKKDLQKVNIRFRQPRNPIIGDKFSSRHGQKGVCSQLWPDIDMPFCGTTGMRPDLIINPHAFPSRMTIAMLLESVAAKGGSLHGEFVDATPFRGSVNKNDGESESKSGSLVDDLGLMLRKKGFNYHGLEVLYSGVYGTELTCEIFIGPVYYQRLRHMVSDKYQVRSTGTTDQLTKQPIKGRKRGGGVRFGEMERDSLLAHGAAYLLHDRLHTCSDYHIADVCSLCGSLLTTVFIQPQKRPVRAIGGLPPGRAPKKIMCDACQTSKGMEAVAMPYVFRYLAAELAAMNIKLTLKLSNQAGA